TTTTTAGTCAGTAAACCACGGGGTAAGCAGTTTTCTGGGTAATATGTCAACGAACGATTCACTGACTGAAAAAATCTCATTTATCCTTTTTATTCAATGCATTAACTTATTTACGGTGCCTAGTGTTTATGAACAAAAAGGTAATTAAATACAGATTACCTATTAAGAGGGGGTAATAGAGTGACGCTGGTCACAAAACCGCCATGCTGACACCATTCAGCATGGCGGTTTTTGCACAATTTGACACTTTTGGGATCGTAAGGGCATTTATTCAAGGTGAATTAACTATAGTGAATAAAGTGTCGCGTCTGGCTATTGGCGCTTAACTCTATTACATTAGCCGCGTTTTCATTCCCGCTCTTATTTATAGGGAGTCCTAGATGGCGCATGCCGCACTGGATTTTTCAGGATACGTTAAGTTTCTCGTTGGCCTGTTTGCGCTGGTAAACCCGGTTGGCATTCTGCCGGTTTTTATCAGCATGACCAACTATCAGTCTCCGGCTGCAAGGGATAAAACTAACAGAACGGCCAACCTTTCTGTCGCTATTATTTTGTGGTGCTCGCTGTTTCTTGGCGATGCGATACTGCGTCTGTTTGGTATTTCTATTGACTCTTTCCGTATCGCAGGCGGTATTTTGATTGTGACTATCGCTATGTCGATGATCAGCGGCAAGCTGGGGGAAGATAAGCAAAACAAGCAGGAAAAAACTGAAACGACCGCCAGAGAGAACGTGGCTGTTGTTCCCCTAGCGCTTCCGCTTATGGCTGGGCCCGGCGCGATCAGCTCAACGATCGTCTGGAGCACGCGCTACAATACCTGGATTGACTATATTGGCTTTTTTATCGCTATTGCGTTTTTTGCCTTTTGCTGTTGGCTGCTGTTCAGGGCAGCCCCTTGGCTGGTGCGCCTGCTGGGGCAAACGGGCATTAACGTGGTAACGCGAATTATGGGCCTGTTGCTTATGTCGTTGGGTATCGAGTTTATTATCACCGGAATTAAAGTGTCATTTCCCGGGCTTCTGGCCTAAAAAAAGCCCCGCCGTTTATAGAGTCAGTTCAAATAAACGGCGAGGCTTTTTTCTGTCACTGTCAGTTTATTCTTTCCACAAGATGTGGCACAGCTTATGGCTTTTTTCGCGGCAGATAAGAACGCGGGCGAAAATGTCATCTACCTCGTCCTGTTCGTTAGTGAGTCCAATAATCACTTCGGCAAAAAAGTCTGGATTGAGGTCGAAGTCCACATGTTCGAGCCATTCCTCTGAAGGGTCGTGTAGCTCCGCCGCGCCGCGCTCTTCAAACTGCAAGTTAAACAGTAAAACGTCAGCAGGATCGAGATTGTCGGGAGCCAGTTCAAGGAAAATGTCATAGGCCTGATCCAGCGTTTCATCATCGTCCAGGCGATTGTTCAGATCGAAATCGTCGCTATCCATCAAATAGGGTATCCGTTCATCGGGAGATAAGGCCGCTATAGTAGCGGACTGAAGAAATAAAACAAACGCTCAATGATGCGCTGCCACAGAGGGCGCTTGACCCATTCTTCAGGGTTTAGCAGCGTTGAACGAGCGATATAGTCAGCCTGCACACAGGCCAAGTCTTCGCCAAAGGCTTTATCGTCAACCAGCACGGTGACTTCAAAGTTGAGCCACAGGCTGCGCATGTCCAGATTGACGGTACCAACAAGGCTAAGCTCTTCATCAACCAGCACGCTTTTGGTGTGCAGCAATCCACCTTGGAATTGATAAATTTTCACACCGGCTTCCAGCAGTTCGGTAAAAAATGATCGACTGGCCCAGCCGACCATCAGAGAGTCGTTTTTATAGGGAACGATGATGCTAACGTCGACGCCGCGCAGGGCGGCGGTGCAGATTGCGTGCAGCAAGTCGTCGCTGGGAACCAGATAGGGTGTGGTCATGATCAGCTGCTTTCTGGCGGCGTAAACGGCGGTCAACAGTGACTGATGAATCAGCTCTTCTGGAAATCCCGGGCCAGAGGCGATGACCTGAACGGTATGTC
This DNA window, taken from Leminorella richardii, encodes the following:
- a CDS encoding YchE family NAAT transporter gives rise to the protein MAHAALDFSGYVKFLVGLFALVNPVGILPVFISMTNYQSPAARDKTNRTANLSVAIILWCSLFLGDAILRLFGISIDSFRIAGGILIVTIAMSMISGKLGEDKQNKQEKTETTARENVAVVPLALPLMAGPGAISSTIVWSTRYNTWIDYIGFFIAIAFFAFCCWLLFRAAPWLVRLLGQTGINVVTRIMGLLLMSLGIEFIITGIKVSFPGLLA
- a CDS encoding HI1450 family dsDNA-mimic protein, with protein sequence MDSDDFDLNNRLDDDETLDQAYDIFLELAPDNLDPADVLLFNLQFEERGAAELHDPSEEWLEHVDFDLNPDFFAEVIIGLTNEQDEVDDIFARVLICREKSHKLCHILWKE